One region of Pygocentrus nattereri isolate fPygNat1 chromosome 14, fPygNat1.pri, whole genome shotgun sequence genomic DNA includes:
- the strada gene encoding STE20-related kinase adapter protein alpha isoform X1, with product MSFLRWVSEKLSVESLRDLELFGEQAQASPLRKAHEDSRESLSPLPHRDTMGTFLPDSSAYELLTIIGRGLEDLMTVNLARYRPTGEHVAIRRIDLESCTNDMVNYLQGELHVSKLFHHPSILPYKSIFIAENELWVITPFMAYGSARDLISTHFTDGMSELTIAYILHGVLRALEYIHHMGYVHRSVKASHILISADGQVYLSGLRSIFSLIRHGQRARVVHDFPQYSVKVLPWFSPEVLQQNLQGYDFRSDIYSLGITACELANGHVPFKDMPATQMLLEKLNGTVPCLLDTTTIPPEELSMKPSRSGADSGICEGPGAGGARHTNGEPSSSSGANPYSRTFSSHFHAFVELCLQRDPEKRPSASTLIGHSFFKQIKRRPCEALPDLLRPVSPLSTFECVQPQDSPSGLASLESGLSHLDVDDWDF from the exons AGCAAGCTCAGGCAAGCCCGCTCAGGAAA GCCCATGAAGACAGTCGTGAGTCTCTGAGCCCCCTCCCACACCGGGACACCATGGGAACCTTCCTTCCAGACAGCAGTGCCTACGAGCTCCTCACCATCATAG gTCGTGGTCTGGAGGACCTAATGACGGTGAACTTGGCCAGGTACAGACCCACCGGAGAGCATGTTGCTATCAGAAGGATTGATCTGGAGTCCTGCACCAATGACATGGTCAACTACCTGCAG GGAGAACTTCATGTCTCTAAGCTTTTCCACCATCCAAGCATCCTCCCTTACAAAAGCATCTTCATCGCAGAGAACGAGTTATGGGTGATCACACCATTCATGGCCTACG gctCAGCACGAGATTTGATCAGCACTCACTTCACAGACGGTATGAGTGAGCTGACCATTGCCTACATCCTGCATGGAGTTCTCCGGGCGCTGGAGTATATTCATCACATGGGCTACGTACACAG GAGTGTGAAAGCGAGTCACATTCTGATCTCGGCAGACGGTCAGGTGTATCTGTCCGGTCTGAGGAGCATCTTCAGTCTGATACGGCACGGCCAGAGGGCACGAGTGGTCCATGATTTCCCTCAGTACAGTGTTAAAGTGCTGCCCTGGTTCAGTCCTGAGGTGCTACAACAG aATCTTCAGGGGTACGACTTCCGCTCAGACATTTACAGTCTAGGAATTACTGCGTGCGAGCTGGCTAATGGCCATGTTCCATTTAAAGACATGCCCGCTACCCAG ATGTTGTTGGAGAAGCTGAATGGCACAGTGCCGTGTCTGCTGGACACTACCACCATCCCCCCGGAGGAGCTCAGTATGAAGCCTTCTCGCTCAGGGGCCGACTCGGGGATCTGTGAGGGTCCCGGGGCTGGGGGGGCCCGCCACACCAACGGAGAACCCTCATCCTCCTCAGGGGCGAATCCATACAGCCGCACCTTCAGCTCTCACTTCCATGCCTTCGTGGAGCTGTGCCTCCAGAGAGACCCTGAGAAGAG ACCATCTGCCAGCACACTCATTGGTCACTCCTTCTTTAAACAG ATAAAGCGCCGGCCATGCGAGGCTTTGCCTGACCTGCTGCGTCCTGTTTCACCTCTTAGCACCTTTGAGTGTGTCCAGCCTCAGGACTCCCCTTCAGGGCTGGCCAGCCTGGAGTCTGGCCTCAGCCACCTGGATGTGGACGACTGGGACTTCTGA
- the strada gene encoding STE20-related kinase adapter protein alpha isoform X2: MGTFLPDSSAYELLTIIGRGLEDLMTVNLARYRPTGEHVAIRRIDLESCTNDMVNYLQGELHVSKLFHHPSILPYKSIFIAENELWVITPFMAYGSARDLISTHFTDGMSELTIAYILHGVLRALEYIHHMGYVHRSVKASHILISADGQVYLSGLRSIFSLIRHGQRARVVHDFPQYSVKVLPWFSPEVLQQNLQGYDFRSDIYSLGITACELANGHVPFKDMPATQMLLEKLNGTVPCLLDTTTIPPEELSMKPSRSGADSGICEGPGAGGARHTNGEPSSSSGANPYSRTFSSHFHAFVELCLQRDPEKRPSASTLIGHSFFKQIKRRPCEALPDLLRPVSPLSTFECVQPQDSPSGLASLESGLSHLDVDDWDF, encoded by the exons ATGGGAACCTTCCTTCCAGACAGCAGTGCCTACGAGCTCCTCACCATCATAG gTCGTGGTCTGGAGGACCTAATGACGGTGAACTTGGCCAGGTACAGACCCACCGGAGAGCATGTTGCTATCAGAAGGATTGATCTGGAGTCCTGCACCAATGACATGGTCAACTACCTGCAG GGAGAACTTCATGTCTCTAAGCTTTTCCACCATCCAAGCATCCTCCCTTACAAAAGCATCTTCATCGCAGAGAACGAGTTATGGGTGATCACACCATTCATGGCCTACG gctCAGCACGAGATTTGATCAGCACTCACTTCACAGACGGTATGAGTGAGCTGACCATTGCCTACATCCTGCATGGAGTTCTCCGGGCGCTGGAGTATATTCATCACATGGGCTACGTACACAG GAGTGTGAAAGCGAGTCACATTCTGATCTCGGCAGACGGTCAGGTGTATCTGTCCGGTCTGAGGAGCATCTTCAGTCTGATACGGCACGGCCAGAGGGCACGAGTGGTCCATGATTTCCCTCAGTACAGTGTTAAAGTGCTGCCCTGGTTCAGTCCTGAGGTGCTACAACAG aATCTTCAGGGGTACGACTTCCGCTCAGACATTTACAGTCTAGGAATTACTGCGTGCGAGCTGGCTAATGGCCATGTTCCATTTAAAGACATGCCCGCTACCCAG ATGTTGTTGGAGAAGCTGAATGGCACAGTGCCGTGTCTGCTGGACACTACCACCATCCCCCCGGAGGAGCTCAGTATGAAGCCTTCTCGCTCAGGGGCCGACTCGGGGATCTGTGAGGGTCCCGGGGCTGGGGGGGCCCGCCACACCAACGGAGAACCCTCATCCTCCTCAGGGGCGAATCCATACAGCCGCACCTTCAGCTCTCACTTCCATGCCTTCGTGGAGCTGTGCCTCCAGAGAGACCCTGAGAAGAG ACCATCTGCCAGCACACTCATTGGTCACTCCTTCTTTAAACAG ATAAAGCGCCGGCCATGCGAGGCTTTGCCTGACCTGCTGCGTCCTGTTTCACCTCTTAGCACCTTTGAGTGTGTCCAGCCTCAGGACTCCCCTTCAGGGCTGGCCAGCCTGGAGTCTGGCCTCAGCCACCTGGATGTGGACGACTGGGACTTCTGA
- the rnf113a gene encoding E3 ubiquitin-protein ligase RNF113A, which yields MAESEETKATCTFLFKKSNKKFSGRKRKASDSDKDRSSDEEKNAVVRKQKKPSAANPMIQRTRKVEREAVSSSESEEDREAKKITVAYKSTRSAKPEGPEDMGATAVYELDTERDKDAQAIFERSQKIQEELSGKEDDKIYRGINNYHKFIKPKDSTMGNASSGMVRKGPIRAPEHLRATVRWDYQPDICKDYKETGFCGFGDSCKFLHDRSDYKHGWQIERELEEGRYGANDEENYEVSSDDEDLPFKCFICRNSFKNPIITKCKHYFCESCALQHYRKSKRCYVCNQQTNGVFNPAKELMAKIQKHQAAADQPPSDEDD from the exons ATGGCGGAGTCCGAAGAGACCAAGGCGACTTGTACGTTTCTTTTCAAGAAATCAAACAAGAAGTTTTCTGGTCGGAAGAGAAAAGCCAGCGACAGCGACAAAG ACAGAAGCAGCGATGAGGAGAAAAATGCCGTggtcagaaaacagaagaaacccAGCGCTGCCAACCCCATGATACAAAGG ACAAGGAAGGTGGAGCGGGAAGCCGTTTCGTCGAGTGAAAGTGAGGAAGACCGTGAGGCCAAAAAGATCACAGTGGCTTATAAGTCCACACGGTCAGCG AAACCGGAGGGGCCAGAGGACATGGGTGCCACTGCTGTGTACGAACTGGACACCGAGAGAGACAAAGACGCTCAGGCCATCTTTGAGCGCAGCCAGAAAATTCAGGAG GAGCTGTCAGGTAAAGAGGATGATAAAATCTACCGTGGCATCAACAACTACCATAAATTCATTAAGCCTAAAGATTCCACCATGGGCAATGCATCATCAGGCATGGTCAG GAAAGGACCAATCAGGGCTCCTGAGCACTTGCGTGCTACGGTGAGGTGGGACTACCAGCCTGACATATGCAAAGACTATAAAGAGACCGGCTTCTGTGGATTTGGAG aCAGCTGCAAGTTTTTGCATGACCGTTCAGACTACAAACATGGCTGGCAGATTGAAAGGGAGCTGGAAGAGGGACGATATGGGGCCAATG ATGAGGAAAACTATGAGGTGAGCAGTGATGATGAGGATTTGCCCTTCAAATGCTTCATCTGTAGGAATTCCTTCAAGAATCCAATTATAACAAA GTGCAAGCATTATTTCTGTGAGTCCTGTGCTCTCCAGCATTACCGCAAGTCCAAGCGATGCTACGTGTGCAACCAGCAGACCAACGGCGTCTTCAATCCAGCTAAAG AGCTGATGGCTAAGATTCAGAAACACCAGGCTGCCGCAGACCAACCACCCTCAGATGAGGATGACTAG
- the snrnp70 gene encoding U1 small nuclear ribonucleoprotein 70 kDa, giving the protein MTQFLPPNLLALFAPRDPIPFLPQLGKLPHEKHHNQPYSGIAPFIKHFEDPRDAPPPTRAETREERLERKRREKMERRQTVMEAELKLWDPHNDPNAQGDAFKTLFVARINYDTTESKLRREFEVYGPIKRIYIVYNKRTGKPRGYAFIEYEHERDMHSAYKHADGKKIDGRRVLVDVERGRTVKGWRPRRLGGGLGGTRRGGADVNIKHSGRDDTSRYDDRPIGGDRDRERDRRERSRDRDREKERGERRRSRSRERRRRTRSRERERAIGAAGEEGGGSRRRDRERERAEGEGKSRERSRDRDRERDRKRRSRSRERRRDRERGKGAEGGEEGIVGMADGMGEGGERGMEDPSGGELGRGEEGGIEGEERGRDRDRERDRDRDRKRSHRDKDRDRDRERRRDRDRDREHKRDRGDRERGERREDRHASLLPPSGDHEGLGNGGEEGEESNPPQSEEGFQDGMGMMMDQDSIQSGEGYASNENGYRMEAQSDEY; this is encoded by the exons ATGACTCAGTTTCTGCCCCCGAACCTGCTGGCCTTGTTTGCCCCGCGGGACCCCATTCCTTTTCTACCGCAGCTAGGGAAGCTGCCACATGAAAAGCACCACAATCAGCCATACTCTGGAATCGCCCCTTTCATCAAGCACTTTGAG GACCCTAGAGATGCCCCGCCACCGACAAGAGCGGAAACACGAGAGGAGAGGCTGGAAAGAAAG AGACGTGAGAAAATGGAGAGACGGCAAACAGTAATGGAAGCGGAGCTGAAGCTGT GGGATCCTCACAATGACCCAAATGCACAAGGAGATGCGTTCAAGACCTTGTTTGTGGCTCGAATT aatTATGATACAACGGAGTCCAAGCTGCGTCGTGAGTTTGAGGTCTATGGCCCCATCAAACGG ATCTACATTGTGTACAACAAGAGAACGGGAAAACCACGCGGCTACGCCTTCATTGAGTATGAACATGAGCGAGACATGCACT CTGCCTACAAGCACGCAGACGGTAAAAAGATTGACGGGCGGAGAGTTCTCGTGGATGTGGAGAGGGGTCGCACTGTGAAAGGGTGGCGTCCGCGTAGGCTTG GTGGCGGTCTGGGTGGTACCAGAAGGGGCGGTGCAGATGTCAACATCAAGCACTCTGGCAGAGATGACACCTCACGCTATGATGATCGGCCTATTGGGGG TGACCGTGACCGTGAGCGAGACCGCCGCGAGCGCAGTCGGGACCGCGACAGAGAAAAGGAACGTGGGGAGCGTCGTCGCTCTCGCTCCAGGGAGCGCCGCAGGCGCACCCGGTCCCGTGAGCGCGAGAGGGCGATTGGGGCAGCCGGGGAGGAGGGCGGTGGCAGTCGGcgcagggacagagagagggagagagcagagggagaggGCAAGAGCCGAGAGAGGAGCCGGGACcgcgacagagagagggaccggaaaaggaggagcaggagcagggagaggaggagggacagagagagggggaaaggagccgaaggaggagaggagggtATCGTGGGTATGGCGGATGGcatgggagagggaggagagaggggcATGGAGGACCCCAGCGGAGGAGAGCTGGGACGAGGTGAGGAAGGAGGTATTGAGGGAGAggaaagggggagagacagggatagagagagagatcgggacagagacaggaagagaagtCACAGggataaagacagagacagggatagagagaggaggagggaccGGGACAGAGACCGCGAGCATAAACGAGACCGGGGTGACCGTGAACGAGGAGAGCGACGGGAGGATAGACATGCCTCTCTGCTGCCACCTTCTGGAGATCATGAAGGATTGGGTAACGGAGGTGAAGAAGGGGAAGAATCCAACCCACCGCAGTCCGAAGAAGGCTTTCAGGACGGGATGGGCATGATGATGGACCAAGACTCCATACAGTCTGGAGAAGGTTACGCATCGAATGAAAATGGTTACAGGATGGAGGCCCAGAGTGACGAATACTAA